A genome region from Musa acuminata AAA Group cultivar baxijiao chromosome BXJ3-5, Cavendish_Baxijiao_AAA, whole genome shotgun sequence includes the following:
- the LOC103985887 gene encoding protein PLANT CADMIUM RESISTANCE 8-like: MVEVSSDGTQSDTSPAVTIPPVIGRELVPSSTPGSHAPDEPPSQEEQKLIGRPWTTALFDCGDNQTNAVLTAFCPCVTFGQIAEILDEGQTSCTLGSFMYILLVPALCTCWILGAYYRQQLRKKYNLISSPAHDRTLHLFCPCCSLCQEFRELHNRGLDPSQGWLGYLAKQQETRTLPPDGQSMDK, translated from the exons ATGGTGGAGGTCAGCAGCGACGGCACGCAATCGGACACCTCCCCGGCTGTTACTATTCCGCCGGTCATCGGTCGTGAACTGGTGCCTTCCTCTACGCCGGGGTCTCATGCACCTGACGAACCTCCGAGCCAGGAAGAGCAAAAACTCATTGGCAGGCCGTGGACGACGGCACTCTTCGACTGTGGAGACAACCAAACCAAtg CTGTGTTGACTGCCTTCTGCCCATGTGTAACTTTTGGACAAATTGCAGAGATCTTGGATGAAGGCCAAACCA GCTGCACCCTGGGGAGCTTCATGTACATCCTGCTGGTTCCTGCTCTCTGCACCTGTTGGATTCTCGGTGCCTACTACCGGCAACAGCTGAGGAAGAAGTACAACTTGATCTCTTCCCCAGCTCATGATCGCACTCTCCATCTCTTCTGCCCTTGCTGCTCTCTGTGCCAGGAGTTCAGAGAGCTCCACAACAGAGGACTTGACCCTTCTCAGG GATGGCTGGGTTACCTTGCTAAACAGCAGGAAACAAGGACTCTTCCTCCAGATGGGCAATCCATGGACAAGTAA
- the LOC103985467 gene encoding cyclin-D4-1-like, translating into MSPSYDSASSILLCAEDGDSVLGFDDVEEQRGHRPSWGSEPKRFDFYGDLPVDSTLQSDERLGWLVEREQGHLPREDYGQRLRSGALDLSLRGDAIDWMWKVHAHYNFGPLSAYLSVNYLDRFLSAYEFPQGKTWMTQLLVVACLTLAAKMEETEVLLSLDLQVGETKYVFEDRTIQRMELLVLNTLKWRMQAVTPFSYIDFFLHKFSGGNAPTKLLVSRSTELILGTVKGIDCLAFRPSVIAAAIALLVLRDTQVVDAEKSLSFCTHVAKERVSACFEVIQDKVFMWKQSLKDGSSSSVSSVPQSPVGVLDAAYLTYHSDDATVVSHATCLHTSPASKRRKVSR; encoded by the exons ATGAGTCCAAGCTATGACTCTGCTTCCTCCATCCTCCTTTGTGCTGAGGATGGTGACAGCGTCCTGGGCTTTGATGATGTGGAGGAGCAGCGTGGGCACAGGCCTAGTTGGGGTTCTGAACCAAAAAGGTTTGATTTTTACGGGGATCTCCCGGTGGATTCTACCCTGCAGTCGGATGAGCGCTTGGGTTGGTTGGTCGAGAGGGAACAGGGGCATCTGCCGAGGGAGGACTACGGCCAAAGGCTGCGTTCCGGGGCTTTGGACCTTTCCCTCAGGGGAGATGCCATCGATTGGATGTGGAAGG TTCATGCCCATTACAATTTTGGACCATTAAGTGCTTATTTATCTGTCAATTACTTGGATCGGTTCCTCTCTGCCTATGAGTTTCCA CAAGGCAAGACTTGGATGACACAGCTGTTGGTTGTGGCCTGCCTAACTTTGGCTGCCAAGATGGAGGAAACTGAAGTCCTTCTGTCCCTGGATTTACAG GTTGGTGAAACAAAATATGTGTTTGAAGATAGGACTATTCAGAGAATGGAGCTTCTGGTGCTGAACACCCTCAAATGGAGGATGCAAGCTGTGACACCTTTCTCGTACATAGATTTCTTCCTTCACAAGTTCAGTGGTGGCAATGCACCCACCAAGTTGTTGGTTTCTCGATCTACAGAACTCATCTTGGGCACAGTTAAAG GGATAGATTGCCTAGCATTCAGACCTTCAGTGATTGCTGCGGCCATTGCGCTGCTGGTTCTGAGAGATACCCAGGTTGTGGATGCTGAGAAGAGTCTGTCCTTTTGCACTCATGTAGCAAAG GAGAGGGTGTCGGCATGCTTTGAAGTGATTCAAGACAAGGTGTTCATGTGGAAGCAGTCACTTAAAGATGGTAGTAGCTCATCAGTGTCCTCTGTGCCGCAAAGCCCAGTAGGGGTGTTGGATGCTGCTTACTTGACCTATCACAGTGATGATGCAACTGTTGTGTCACATGCAACATGTCTCCATACTTCTCCAGCTAGCAAGAGGAGGAAAGTAAGCAGATGA